A window of the Rhizobium brockwellii genome harbors these coding sequences:
- the nuoK gene encoding NADH-quinone oxidoreductase subunit NuoK translates to MVIGLSHYLTVSAILFTLGVFGIFLNRKNVIVILMSIELILLAVNINMVAFSHFLNDIVGQVFALFILTVAAAEAAIGLAILVVFYRNRGSIAVEDVNMMKG, encoded by the coding sequence ATGGTCATCGGACTTTCCCACTACCTGACGGTCAGCGCCATCCTCTTCACGCTCGGCGTCTTCGGCATCTTCCTGAACCGGAAGAACGTCATCGTCATCCTGATGTCGATCGAACTGATCCTGCTTGCCGTCAACATCAACATGGTCGCCTTCTCCCATTTCCTGAACGACATCGTCGGCCAGGTCTTCGCGCTGTTCATCCTGACGGTCGCGGCTGCCGAAGCGGCGATCGGTCTTGCAATTCTCGTTGTCTTCTACCGCAACCGCGGCTCGATCGCGGTCGAAGACGTCAATATGATGAAGGGCTGA
- a CDS encoding ribonuclease J — MAKQDELVFLPLGGVGEIGMNLALYGYGPPEHRQWIMVDCGVTFPGPDLPGVDLVLPDIRFLASERKNLKAIIITHAHEDHYGALADLWPGLNVPVYASGFTSGLLEAKRNFEKAKIGEVPVTPFKAGDTINVGPFSIEGVAVNHSIPEPMSLMIRTPVGNVIHTGDWKIDHEPSLGPLTDETRFRQLGDEGVLALMCDSTNALRDGVSPSEKDVSESLRKIIENAEGRVAITTFSSNVGRIRTVAEAAEAAGREVLLLGSSLKRVVNVAQDIGLMEGVKPFISEDEYGYIPRDKVVVILTGSQGEARAALAKLSRDEMRNVAFAAGDIVVFSSRAIPGNEKAIQDIKNGLVEQGVHIITDTEALVHVSGHPRRNELQRMYEWTRPKIVVPVHGEATHLTAHKELAEQSGIALVPRVRNGDILRLAPGPVEVIGEAPHGRIYKDGTLIGDFDEMGIGERKKLSYVGHVAVNVVLDARYDIVGEPDLISIGLPTYDDEGEDMEDTLFDAAVSAIESIPRARRKDIDMLQEAVRRAIRSAANNTWGKKPLVTAFVTKV, encoded by the coding sequence ATGGCGAAACAGGACGAACTGGTATTCCTGCCTCTGGGCGGCGTCGGTGAGATTGGCATGAATCTCGCTCTCTACGGCTACGGCCCGCCCGAGCATCGCCAGTGGATCATGGTCGATTGTGGCGTCACTTTTCCCGGGCCTGACCTGCCGGGCGTCGACCTCGTATTGCCCGATATCCGCTTCCTCGCCAGCGAACGAAAGAACCTCAAGGCGATCATCATCACCCATGCGCATGAAGACCATTATGGTGCGCTCGCCGACCTCTGGCCCGGCCTCAACGTGCCGGTCTATGCCTCTGGTTTTACATCAGGTCTGCTCGAAGCCAAGCGCAATTTCGAGAAGGCTAAGATCGGCGAAGTGCCGGTGACGCCGTTCAAGGCCGGCGATACGATCAATGTCGGCCCCTTCAGCATCGAAGGCGTCGCCGTCAACCATTCGATCCCCGAGCCGATGTCGCTGATGATCCGCACGCCGGTCGGCAATGTCATCCATACCGGCGACTGGAAGATCGACCACGAGCCTTCGCTCGGGCCGCTGACCGACGAGACACGTTTCCGCCAGCTCGGCGATGAGGGCGTGCTAGCGCTGATGTGCGATTCCACCAATGCGCTACGCGACGGTGTTTCGCCCTCCGAGAAGGATGTGTCGGAAAGCCTGCGCAAGATCATCGAGAATGCCGAGGGCCGGGTGGCGATCACCACCTTCTCTTCGAATGTCGGGCGTATCCGCACCGTTGCCGAAGCTGCCGAGGCGGCAGGCCGCGAAGTGCTGCTGCTCGGCAGTTCGCTCAAGCGCGTCGTCAACGTCGCCCAGGATATCGGCCTGATGGAAGGCGTGAAGCCCTTCATCTCCGAGGACGAATACGGCTACATCCCGCGTGACAAGGTCGTCGTCATCCTGACCGGCAGCCAGGGCGAGGCGCGGGCTGCCCTTGCCAAGCTCTCGCGCGACGAGATGCGCAATGTGGCGTTTGCGGCGGGCGATATCGTCGTCTTTTCCTCGCGCGCCATTCCCGGCAACGAGAAGGCGATCCAGGACATCAAGAACGGCCTCGTCGAGCAGGGTGTGCACATCATCACGGATACCGAGGCGCTGGTCCACGTTTCCGGTCATCCGCGCCGCAACGAGTTGCAGCGGATGTATGAGTGGACGCGGCCGAAGATCGTCGTGCCGGTGCATGGCGAGGCAACACATCTGACGGCGCATAAGGAACTTGCCGAGCAATCCGGCATCGCACTGGTGCCGCGGGTGCGCAACGGCGATATCCTGCGGCTGGCGCCGGGTCCCGTCGAGGTGATCGGCGAGGCGCCGCATGGCCGGATTTATAAGGATGGCACGCTGATCGGCGATTTCGACGAGATGGGCATCGGCGAGCGCAAGAAGCTCTCCTATGTCGGCCATGTCGCGGTCAACGTCGTGCTCGACGCCCGCTATGACATCGTCGGCGAACCAGACCTCATTTCGATCGGCCTGCCGACCTACGATGACGAGGGCGAGGATATGGAGGATACGCTCTTCGACGCGGCGGTCAGCGCCATCGAGAGCATTCCGCGCGCCCGCCGCAAGGATATCGACATGCTGCAGGAGGCCGTGCGCCGCGCCATCCGCTCGGCCGCGAACAACACCTGGGGCAAGAAACCTCTTGTCACCGCCTTCGTCACCAAGGTTTGA
- a CDS encoding NADH-quinone oxidoreductase subunit M codes for MTDWPILSTVTFLPLVGVVLLLLMNGESETGRKNVLWISLITTVFTFVVSLFIWTGFDNANPGFQMIQKLDWLGTGIGYHVGVDGISMLFVILSTFLMPFCVLASWLSIEKRLKEYMIAFLILETMMIGVFVSLDIVLFYVFFEAGLIPMFLIIGVWGGKDRVYASYKFFLYTLLGSVLMLLAIMAMYWQAGTTDITALLAYKFPPALQTWLWLAFFASFAVKMPMWPVHTWLPDAHVQAPTAGSVILAGVLLKLGGYGLIRFSLGMFPVASDYFAPLVFAMSVIAIIYTSLVAMMQDDIKKLIAYSSVAHMGYVTMGIFAANMQGVQGSIFQMLSHGIVSGALFLCVGVVYDRTHTREINAYGGLVNNMPKYAVAMMVFTMANVGLPGTSGFVGEFLTLIGVFRVNTWVALFAATGVILSAAYALWLYRRVIFGALEKEKLKALLDLSPREQLILYPLVALTIFFGVYPAPVFDATAASVDLLVNNYTAAVHAAQNVALSMK; via the coding sequence ATGACCGATTGGCCTATTCTTTCAACGGTCACCTTCCTGCCGCTCGTCGGCGTGGTGCTCCTGCTGCTGATGAACGGCGAGAGCGAAACCGGCCGCAAGAACGTGCTGTGGATCTCGCTGATCACCACCGTCTTCACCTTCGTCGTCTCGCTCTTCATCTGGACCGGCTTCGACAATGCCAATCCGGGCTTCCAGATGATCCAGAAGCTTGACTGGCTCGGCACCGGCATCGGCTACCACGTCGGCGTCGACGGTATCTCGATGCTGTTCGTCATCCTGTCGACCTTCCTCATGCCCTTCTGCGTGCTGGCGAGCTGGCTCTCGATCGAGAAGCGCCTGAAGGAATATATGATCGCCTTCCTCATCCTTGAAACGATGATGATCGGCGTCTTCGTCTCGCTCGATATCGTGCTCTTCTACGTCTTCTTCGAGGCGGGCCTCATTCCGATGTTCCTGATCATCGGTGTCTGGGGTGGCAAGGACCGCGTCTATGCGAGCTACAAGTTCTTCCTCTACACGCTGCTCGGCTCGGTGCTGATGCTGCTTGCCATCATGGCGATGTACTGGCAGGCCGGCACGACCGACATCACCGCGCTGCTCGCCTACAAGTTCCCGCCGGCGCTGCAGACCTGGTTATGGCTTGCCTTCTTCGCCTCCTTTGCGGTGAAGATGCCGATGTGGCCGGTCCATACCTGGCTTCCCGATGCCCACGTTCAGGCGCCGACGGCTGGCTCGGTGATCCTGGCCGGCGTGCTGCTGAAGCTCGGCGGCTACGGTCTCATCCGCTTCTCGCTCGGCATGTTCCCGGTCGCGTCCGATTATTTCGCGCCGCTCGTCTTTGCCATGTCCGTCATCGCCATCATCTACACCTCTCTGGTGGCGATGATGCAGGACGATATCAAGAAGCTGATCGCCTATTCCTCCGTGGCCCACATGGGCTATGTGACCATGGGCATCTTTGCCGCCAACATGCAGGGTGTTCAGGGGTCGATCTTCCAGATGCTCTCGCACGGTATCGTCTCCGGCGCGCTCTTCCTCTGCGTCGGCGTCGTCTACGATCGCACCCATACCCGCGAGATCAACGCCTATGGCGGCCTCGTCAACAACATGCCGAAATATGCCGTGGCGATGATGGTCTTCACCATGGCCAATGTCGGGCTTCCCGGCACGTCGGGCTTCGTCGGCGAATTCCTGACGCTGATCGGTGTCTTCCGGGTCAATACCTGGGTAGCGCTCTTTGCCGCCACCGGCGTCATCCTCTCGGCCGCCTACGCGCTCTGGCTTTATCGCCGGGTGATCTTCGGCGCGCTGGAGAAGGAAAAGCTGAAGGCGCTGCTTGATCTTTCTCCGCGCGAGCAGCTGATCCTTTACCCGCTGGTCGCGCTGACCATCTTCTTCGGCGTTTACCCGGCTCCGGTCTTCGACGCGACGGCCGCCTCGGTGGATCTGCTGGTCAACAACTACACGGCCGCCGTGCACGCAGCGCAGAATGTTGCGCTGTCTATGAAATGA
- the nuoN gene encoding NADH-quinone oxidoreductase subunit NuoN has protein sequence MTAETILLSLHLSAPELILAVGALVLLMVGVFSGERSGLVVTGLAIVLLLASGLWLLFVPAEGLAYGGVYMADGFSRFMKLVALIGSLVAIFMSIGHARENQLDKFEFPVLLVLATLGILLMISANDLISLYLALELQSLALYVVAAINRDSLKSTEAGLKYFVLGALSSGMLLYGMSLVYGFTGHTHFPEIAQALSVEGARSLGLIFGLVFILAGIAFKISAVPFHMWTPDVYEGAPTPVTAFLAAAPKVAAMAMMTRIVITAFQPVLADWQQVVVFISIASMLLGSFAAIGQKNIKRLMAYSSIGHMGYALVGLAAGNQTGVTGVMLYMVIYMVMTLGTFAIIMSMRRKDGTVVENVDDLAGLSTTNPFMAVVLTALMFSLAGIPPLAGFFAKYFVFVAAIEAKLYALAIIGVLASVVGAYYYLRVIKLMWFDEATGEFARVSGALRLVFGLSGLFVTAYVLIGGPIGGAAELAAATLF, from the coding sequence ATGACCGCTGAAACAATTCTCCTCAGTCTGCATCTTTCCGCGCCGGAGCTCATCCTCGCGGTCGGCGCCCTTGTCCTGTTGATGGTCGGCGTCTTCTCAGGCGAGCGGTCGGGCCTTGTCGTCACCGGCCTGGCGATCGTCCTGCTGCTGGCCTCCGGCCTGTGGCTGCTCTTCGTGCCCGCAGAAGGCCTTGCCTATGGCGGCGTCTACATGGCCGACGGCTTCTCGCGCTTCATGAAGCTGGTGGCGCTGATCGGTTCGCTAGTCGCCATATTCATGTCGATCGGCCACGCCCGTGAAAATCAGCTCGACAAGTTCGAGTTCCCGGTTCTCCTGGTGCTTGCGACCCTTGGCATCCTGCTGATGATCTCGGCCAACGACCTGATCTCGCTCTATCTCGCGCTGGAACTGCAGTCGCTGGCGCTCTATGTCGTCGCAGCGATCAACCGTGACAGCCTGAAGTCGACCGAAGCCGGTCTGAAATATTTCGTCCTCGGCGCGCTTTCCTCCGGCATGCTGCTCTACGGCATGTCGCTGGTCTACGGTTTCACCGGCCACACCCACTTTCCCGAAATCGCCCAGGCGCTGTCCGTCGAGGGCGCGCGTTCGCTTGGTTTGATCTTCGGCCTGGTCTTCATCCTCGCCGGCATCGCCTTCAAGATCTCGGCCGTTCCCTTCCATATGTGGACGCCGGATGTTTATGAAGGCGCGCCGACGCCGGTCACCGCCTTCCTTGCCGCAGCACCCAAGGTCGCCGCCATGGCGATGATGACCCGCATCGTCATCACCGCTTTCCAGCCGGTTCTGGCAGACTGGCAGCAGGTCGTCGTCTTCATCTCGATCGCCTCGATGCTGCTCGGTTCGTTTGCCGCGATCGGCCAGAAGAATATTAAGCGACTGATGGCCTATTCCTCGATCGGCCACATGGGTTATGCGCTGGTCGGCCTTGCCGCCGGCAACCAGACCGGCGTCACCGGCGTCATGCTTTACATGGTCATCTACATGGTCATGACGCTTGGCACCTTTGCGATCATCATGTCGATGCGCCGAAAGGACGGCACCGTCGTCGAAAATGTCGACGATCTCGCCGGCCTCTCCACAACGAACCCGTTCATGGCCGTGGTGCTGACGGCGCTGATGTTCTCGCTCGCCGGCATCCCGCCGCTCGCCGGCTTCTTCGCGAAGTACTTCGTCTTCGTTGCCGCCATCGAGGCCAAGCTCTATGCGCTCGCCATCATCGGCGTTCTCGCCTCGGTCGTCGGCGCTTACTATTATCTGCGTGTCATCAAGCTGATGTGGTTCGATGAGGCGACCGGCGAATTCGCCCGTGTCTCTGGAGCGCTGCGTCTGGTCTTCGGTCTCTCCGGTCTCTTCGTCACCGCCTATGTCCTCATCGGCGGCCCGATCGGCGGCGCGGCAGAGCTTGCCGCTGCGACGCTCTTCTGA
- a CDS encoding DUF1467 family protein: MLQIVLQGFAVYFIIWWMTLFAVLPIGLRTQADDNDVVLGTVPSAPTRFRAAFVFSLTTLISALVYGLWYVCDTYFGWGFDALPQLGPSFY; the protein is encoded by the coding sequence ATGCTCCAGATCGTTCTTCAGGGATTTGCCGTCTACTTCATCATCTGGTGGATGACGCTTTTTGCCGTCCTGCCGATCGGCCTGCGCACCCAGGCGGACGACAATGATGTCGTGCTCGGCACCGTTCCGAGCGCGCCTACCCGGTTTCGCGCCGCTTTCGTGTTTTCGCTGACGACGCTGATTTCGGCCCTGGTCTACGGCCTGTGGTACGTCTGCGACACCTATTTCGGCTGGGGCTTCGATGCCCTGCCACAACTCGGCCCCAGCTTCTATTGA
- a CDS encoding biotin--[acetyl-CoA-carboxylase] ligase → MASDGRRRISLGDFRHEALSETSSTNSECLARARAGDGGNLWVTAEKQTGGRGRRGRLWVSERGNLYASLLLIDPAPMERLGSLPLAIAVAVHQAIRRVLPLGAEPLEVKWPNDILIGRKKTCGILVEGEGLPDGHYALIVGIGINISVMPDNPLYPVTCLRQQGSAASPEELFAHLFAAAAEVLEIWDQGRGVGEITTLWRAIACGIGEKITVNLPDRSISGQFAGIDDNGLLMLDTGAGRIMPIAAGDVFFG, encoded by the coding sequence ATGGCTTCCGACGGACGGCGCCGGATATCGCTCGGCGATTTCAGGCACGAGGCTCTGTCGGAAACATCGTCTACCAACAGCGAATGCCTCGCCCGGGCTCGGGCGGGCGATGGCGGTAATCTCTGGGTGACCGCCGAGAAGCAGACGGGCGGTCGCGGCCGCCGCGGCAGGCTCTGGGTTTCCGAGCGCGGCAATCTCTACGCTTCTCTTCTCCTGATCGACCCGGCGCCGATGGAGCGGCTGGGCTCGCTGCCGCTGGCGATCGCCGTTGCCGTGCACCAGGCGATCCGCAGGGTGTTGCCACTGGGCGCCGAACCGCTCGAGGTCAAATGGCCGAACGATATCCTCATCGGCCGAAAGAAGACCTGCGGTATTCTCGTCGAAGGCGAGGGGCTCCCGGATGGCCATTACGCGCTGATCGTCGGCATCGGCATCAATATCTCGGTAATGCCCGACAATCCGCTCTACCCCGTTACCTGTCTGCGTCAGCAGGGAAGTGCGGCTTCGCCGGAAGAACTCTTCGCGCATCTCTTCGCCGCCGCGGCGGAAGTGCTTGAAATATGGGACCAGGGCCGTGGCGTCGGCGAGATCACGACGCTCTGGCGCGCCATCGCCTGCGGCATCGGCGAAAAGATTACGGTCAATTTGCCCGACCGATCGATTTCCGGACAATTCGCCGGAATTGATGATAATGGCTTGTTGATGCTCGATACCGGCGCTGGCAGGATAATGCCCATTGCTGCCGGTGATGTGTTTTTTGGATAG
- the mce gene encoding methylmalonyl-CoA epimerase, whose amino-acid sequence MLGRVNHIAIAVPDLAAATAAYRDTLGAAVSQPQALPEHGVTVVFVELPNTKVELLQPLGDTSPIAAFLEKNPSGGMHHICYEVDDILLARDRLVAAGARVLGDGQPKIGAHGKPVLFLHPKDFFGTLIELEQA is encoded by the coding sequence ATGCTCGGCCGGGTCAACCATATCGCCATCGCAGTGCCCGATCTGGCCGCGGCGACGGCCGCCTATCGCGATACGCTGGGCGCTGCCGTATCGCAGCCGCAGGCTCTGCCGGAACACGGCGTTACCGTCGTCTTCGTCGAATTGCCGAACACCAAGGTCGAATTGCTGCAACCGCTCGGCGATACTTCGCCGATCGCAGCCTTCCTCGAAAAGAACCCATCCGGCGGCATGCATCACATCTGCTACGAGGTGGACGATATCCTTCTTGCCCGTGACCGGCTGGTCGCGGCGGGCGCAAGGGTGCTTGGCGATGGCCAGCCGAAGATCGGCGCGCATGGCAAGCCGGTACTCTTTCTGCACCCCAAGGATTTCTTCGGCACGCTGATCGAACTCGAACAGGCCTGA
- a CDS encoding NADH-quinone oxidoreductase subunit J, with protein MGLQALFFYLFAFVAVASAFMVIWAKNPVHSVLFLILVFFNAAGLFLLAGAEFLAMILLVVYVGAVAVLFLFVVMMLDIDFTELRAGVLEYAPIGGLIGVILAAELIVVIGGSVISPEIAKSVAMPIPALSERTNTAALGDVLYTNYVYFFQIAGLVLLVAMIGAIVLTLRHRTNIKRQNIPRQVARTPATAVEVVSVKPGQGV; from the coding sequence ATGGGTCTGCAGGCTCTATTTTTCTATCTTTTCGCCTTTGTCGCGGTGGCGTCGGCGTTCATGGTCATCTGGGCGAAGAACCCGGTTCACTCGGTTCTCTTCCTGATCCTGGTGTTCTTCAACGCGGCCGGCCTCTTCCTGCTGGCCGGTGCCGAATTCCTGGCGATGATCCTGCTCGTCGTCTATGTCGGCGCCGTCGCCGTTCTCTTCCTCTTCGTGGTGATGATGCTCGATATCGACTTCACCGAACTGAGGGCAGGGGTTCTCGAATATGCGCCGATCGGCGGGCTGATCGGGGTGATCCTGGCGGCCGAACTGATCGTCGTCATCGGCGGCAGCGTCATCTCGCCTGAGATCGCCAAATCAGTCGCCATGCCGATCCCGGCGCTGAGCGAGCGCACCAATACCGCCGCTCTCGGCGACGTGCTCTATACCAACTACGTCTATTTCTTCCAGATCGCTGGTCTGGTGCTCCTGGTCGCCATGATCGGCGCGATCGTGCTGACGTTGAGACACCGCACCAACATCAAGCGGCAGAATATTCCCAGGCAGGTTGCCCGCACGCCCGCCACCGCCGTCGAGGTGGTTTCGGTCAAGCCCGGGCAGGGCGTCTAA
- the nuoH gene encoding NADH-quinone oxidoreductase subunit NuoH, protein MDSFFSTYVWPAIIMIGQSLLLLVCLLVFIAYVLLADRKIWAAVQLRRGPNVVGPFGLFQSFADLLKFVFKEPVIPAGANKAVFLLAPLVTVLLALSTWAVVPLADGWVIANINVGILYIFAISSLEVYGIIMGGWASNSKYPFLGALRSAAQMVSYEVSIGFVIVTVLLCVGSLNLTDIVNAQHTGLGTMLGLPASFLDWHWLSLFPMFIIFFISALAETNRPPFDLPEAESELVAGFMVEYGSSPYMMFMLGEYAAVCLMCALTTILFLGGWLPPVDIWILNWVPGIIWFTLKACLVFFMFAMVKAFVPRYRYDQLMRLGWKVFLPLSLAMVVIVAFVLKLMGWA, encoded by the coding sequence ATGGATTCTTTCTTTTCGACCTATGTCTGGCCGGCGATCATCATGATCGGTCAGTCGCTGCTGCTTCTCGTCTGCCTGCTCGTCTTCATCGCCTACGTGCTGCTCGCCGATCGCAAGATCTGGGCGGCCGTGCAGCTGCGCCGCGGCCCGAACGTCGTCGGTCCCTTCGGCCTGTTCCAGTCCTTCGCCGATCTTTTGAAGTTCGTCTTCAAGGAACCGGTCATTCCGGCTGGCGCCAACAAGGCGGTGTTCCTGCTTGCCCCGCTGGTGACGGTGCTTCTGGCGCTGTCCACCTGGGCGGTTGTGCCGCTGGCCGACGGATGGGTGATCGCCAACATCAATGTCGGCATCCTCTATATTTTCGCGATCTCCTCGCTCGAGGTTTACGGCATCATCATGGGCGGCTGGGCTTCGAACTCGAAGTATCCGTTCCTCGGCGCGCTACGCTCGGCGGCGCAGATGGTGTCCTATGAAGTCTCGATCGGCTTCGTCATCGTCACCGTGCTTCTCTGCGTCGGCTCGTTGAACCTGACCGATATCGTCAATGCGCAGCATACCGGCCTCGGCACCATGCTCGGCCTGCCGGCGTCGTTCCTCGACTGGCACTGGCTGTCGCTCTTCCCGATGTTCATCATCTTCTTCATTTCGGCGCTCGCCGAAACGAACCGCCCGCCCTTCGACCTTCCGGAAGCCGAATCGGAACTCGTCGCCGGCTTCATGGTCGAATACGGCTCCTCGCCATACATGATGTTCATGCTCGGCGAATATGCGGCCGTCTGCCTGATGTGCGCGCTGACGACGATCCTCTTCCTCGGCGGCTGGCTGCCCCCGGTCGATATCTGGATCCTCAACTGGGTCCCAGGCATCATCTGGTTCACGCTGAAGGCCTGCCTGGTGTTCTTCATGTTCGCGATGGTCAAGGCCTTCGTTCCGCGCTACCGCTACGATCAGCTCATGCGCCTCGGCTGGAAGGTATTCCTGCCGCTGTCGCTCGCCATGGTCGTCATCGTTGCATTCGTGCTGAAACTGATGGGTTGGGCATGA
- the nuoI gene encoding NADH-quinone oxidoreductase subunit NuoI, which yields MASLSGSISSLFLKEFIGAFFLSMRYFFRQKATINYPFEKGPVSPRFRGEHALRRYPNGEERCIACKLCEAICPAQAITIEAGPRRNDGTRRTVRYDIDMVKCIYCGFCQEACPVDAIVEGPNFEFATETREELYFDKARLLDNGDRWEREIARNIAIDSPYR from the coding sequence ATGGCAAGCTTGTCCGGCTCCATCAGCTCGCTGTTTCTCAAGGAATTCATCGGCGCGTTCTTTCTGTCGATGCGCTATTTCTTCCGCCAGAAGGCGACGATCAACTATCCCTTCGAAAAGGGTCCGGTATCCCCGCGTTTCCGCGGCGAGCATGCGTTGCGCCGTTATCCGAACGGCGAGGAACGCTGCATCGCCTGCAAGCTCTGCGAGGCGATCTGTCCTGCCCAGGCGATCACCATCGAGGCCGGTCCGCGCCGCAATGACGGCACGCGCCGTACGGTGCGCTACGACATCGACATGGTGAAGTGCATCTATTGCGGCTTCTGCCAGGAAGCCTGCCCGGTCGACGCGATCGTCGAAGGCCCGAATTTCGAATTTGCGACGGAAACCCGCGAAGAGCTCTACTTCGACAAGGCGCGGCTTCTGGATAACGGAGACCGGTGGGAGCGCGAAATCGCCCGCAACATCGCGATCGACTCGCCGTACCGCTGA
- the nuoL gene encoding NADH-quinone oxidoreductase subunit L: MFLYKAIVFLPLIGAIVAGLFGRAIGAKASEYVTSGLMIIAAILSWVVFFTVGMGHAEGGPIKVEVLRWIQSGGIDVSWSLRVDTLTSVMLIVVNTVSTLVHVYSIGYMHTDPHRPRFFAYLSLFTFAMLMLVTADNLAQMFFGWEGVGLASYLLIGFWFKKPSATAAAMKAFIVNRVGDFGFVLGIAGVFVLFGSINFDTIFANASNFAPHEGGGEASEVILNLFGMQLDKAHALTGICLLLFMGAMGKSAQFLLHTWLPDAMEGPTPVSALIHAATMVTAGVFLVARMSPLFELSHDALVVVTVIGAITAFFAATVGLVQNDIKRVIAYSTCSQLGYMFVALGVGAYGAAIFHLFTHAFFKALLFLCAGSVIHAVDGEQDMRYMGGLRPHIKWTFRMMIVGTLAITGVGIPFTPIGFAGFFSKDVIIEATYASHSPVSGFAFSLLVIAALFTSFYSWRLIFMTFFGKPRASHEVMHHVHESPQVMLVPLYLLAIGAVLAGYFFEGRFYGEEYAEFWKGALFTGAENELVEEFHHVPALVALSPFIAMVLGFVTAWYMYIRSPQTPRILAQQHRVLYQFLLNKWYFDELYDFLFVRSAKALGRFLWKKGDVGVIDTYGPNGVAARVVAVTDRVVRLQTGYLYHYAFAMLIGIAALVTWMMLGSSF, from the coding sequence ATGTTCCTCTATAAGGCTATCGTCTTTCTTCCCTTGATCGGTGCGATCGTCGCCGGCCTTTTCGGCCGCGCCATCGGCGCCAAGGCTTCGGAATATGTCACCAGCGGCCTGATGATCATCGCCGCCATCTTGTCCTGGGTCGTCTTCTTCACCGTCGGCATGGGCCATGCCGAAGGCGGTCCGATCAAGGTCGAGGTGCTGCGCTGGATCCAGTCCGGCGGCATCGACGTCTCCTGGTCGCTGCGCGTGGATACGCTGACATCAGTCATGCTGATCGTCGTCAACACGGTCTCGACGCTGGTGCATGTCTATTCGATCGGTTACATGCATACCGATCCGCATCGCCCGCGCTTCTTCGCCTATCTCTCGCTCTTCACCTTCGCCATGCTGATGCTGGTGACCGCCGACAACCTTGCCCAGATGTTCTTCGGCTGGGAAGGCGTCGGTCTCGCCTCCTATCTGCTGATCGGCTTCTGGTTCAAGAAACCGTCGGCGACGGCCGCAGCGATGAAGGCCTTCATCGTCAACCGCGTCGGCGACTTCGGCTTCGTGCTCGGCATTGCCGGCGTGTTCGTGCTGTTCGGCTCGATCAACTTCGACACGATCTTCGCCAATGCCTCGAACTTCGCCCCGCATGAAGGCGGCGGCGAGGCGAGCGAGGTGATCCTCAACCTCTTCGGCATGCAGCTCGACAAGGCGCATGCGCTGACCGGCATCTGCCTGCTGCTCTTCATGGGCGCGATGGGCAAGTCGGCGCAGTTCCTGCTGCACACCTGGCTGCCGGACGCCATGGAAGGCCCGACCCCGGTCTCGGCCCTCATCCATGCCGCCACCATGGTCACCGCCGGCGTCTTCCTCGTCGCGCGCATGTCGCCGCTCTTCGAACTGTCGCACGATGCGCTTGTCGTCGTCACCGTGATCGGCGCCATCACTGCCTTCTTCGCGGCAACCGTCGGCCTCGTGCAGAACGACATCAAGCGCGTCATCGCCTATTCCACCTGTTCGCAGCTCGGTTACATGTTCGTGGCGCTCGGGGTAGGGGCCTATGGCGCGGCGATCTTCCATCTCTTCACGCACGCCTTCTTCAAGGCGCTGCTCTTCCTTTGCGCCGGCTCGGTCATCCATGCCGTCGATGGCGAGCAGGACATGCGCTACATGGGCGGCCTGCGGCCGCATATTAAGTGGACGTTCCGTATGATGATTGTCGGTACGCTGGCGATCACCGGCGTCGGCATTCCCTTCACGCCGATCGGTTTTGCCGGCTTCTTCTCCAAGGACGTGATTATCGAGGCGACCTACGCTTCGCATTCGCCGGTCTCGGGCTTTGCCTTCTCGCTGCTGGTCATTGCGGCTCTGTTCACCAGCTTCTATTCCTGGCGCCTGATATTCATGACCTTCTTCGGCAAGCCGCGCGCTTCCCACGAGGTGATGCACCATGTCCACGAGTCGCCGCAGGTCATGCTGGTGCCGCTCTATCTGCTGGCGATCGGCGCGGTGCTTGCCGGCTACTTCTTCGAAGGCCGGTTCTATGGCGAGGAATATGCCGAGTTCTGGAAGGGGGCGCTCTTTACCGGCGCCGAGAACGAACTGGTCGAAGAGTTCCACCATGTTCCGGCGCTCGTGGCTTTGAGCCCGTTCATCGCCATGGTGCTCGGCTTCGTCACCGCCTGGTACATGTATATCCGCTCGCCGCAGACGCCGCGCATCCTGGCGCAGCAGCACCGCGTGCTCTACCAGTTCCTGTTGAACAAGTGGTATTTCGACGAACTCTACGACTTCCTCTTCGTCCGCTCCGCCAAGGCGCTCGGTCGCTTCCTGTGGAAGAAGGGTGATGTCGGCGTCATCGACACCTACGGCCCGAACGGCGTCGCCGCTCGTGTCGTCGCCGTCACCGATCGCGTGGTTCGACTGCAGACCGGTTACCTCTATCACTACGCCTTCGCCATGCTGATCGGCATAGCGGCGCTCGTTACCTGGATGATGCTCGGGAGTTCCTTCTGA